One window from the genome of Daphnia pulex isolate KAP4 chromosome 9, ASM2113471v1 encodes:
- the LOC124201855 gene encoding protein pelota-like, whose product MKLVSRYIDRDGTGRVALIPENPEDMWHAYNLISHGDTIRASTIRKVQTESATGSSSSSRVRTMLTIEVETIDFDTQACVLRLKGRNIEENQYVKMGAYHTVDIEPNRKFSLTKACWDVVALERIDMACDPSQNADVAAVIMHEGLANVCLVTGAMTLVRAKIDVTIPRKRKGSTSQHEKGLQKFYDTVLQAILRHVNFEVTRCILLASPGFVKDHFFEYMMQWASKNDNRMLIDNKSKFLLIHASSGFKHSLKEVLADPAVTSRMADTKAMAEVKALENFYSILQTEPSRAFYGLKHVLKANEGQAIDTLLVSDNLFRSQSVEERKKYVKLVESVRDNGGIARIFSSLHVSGEQLMQLTGVAAVLRFPMPELEDEPLDSDEDSE is encoded by the exons ATGAAACTCGTCAGCAGATATATTGACAGAGACGGCACAGG ACGGGTCGCTCTCATCCCCGAGAATCCCGAAGATATGTGGCATGCTTACAACCTTATTTCTCATGGAGACACCATCAGAGCCTCAACAATTCG GAAAGTCCAAACTGAATCGGCAACTGGCTCATCTTCCAGCAGCCGAGTAAGGACAATGCTCACTATAGAAGTTGAAACCATAGATTTTGATACTCAGGCCTGTGTATTAAGgttaaaaggaagaaatataGAAGAAAATCAATATGTCAAG ATGGGAGCGTACCACACAGTTGATATTGagccaaacagaaaattttcgCTAACCAAAGCTTGCTGGGATGTTGTGGCCCTTGAACGCATTGATATGGCTTGTGACCCGAGTCAGAATGCAGATGTTGCTGCAGTTATTATGCATGAAGGTTTGGCAAATGTCTGTCTGGTCACAGGAGCAATGACCCTTGTCAGAGCTAAAATTGATGTTACCATTCCTCGTAAGAGAAAAGGAAGCACATCACAACATGAAAAG GGTTTACAAAAGTTTTACGACACCGTCTTACAAGCCATTCTTCGGCACGTCAATTTTGAAGTCACCCGATGCATTTTGCTCGCCTCTCCCGGTTTTGTGAAGGATCATTTCTTTGAATACATGATGCAATGGGCTTCGAAAAATGATAATCGAATGCTGATCgataacaaatcaaaatttcttcttattcacGCCTCGTCAGGATTTAAACATTCATTAAAAG AAGTTTTAGCCGATCCCGCTGTCACATCGCGAATGGCCGATACTAAAGCCATGGCCGAAGTGAAAGCactagaaaatttttattcaattctaCAAACAGAGCCAAGTCGTGCCTTCTACGGCCTGAAACACGTTCTAAAAGCCAATGAAGGTCAAGCTATTGATACTCTTTTGGTTTCCGATAATCTTTTCAG GTCTCAAAGTGTTGAGGAACGTAAAAAGTACGTTAAGCTCGTTGAAAGTGTGCGAGACAATGGAGGTATTGCCCGCATTTTCTCCTCACTTCACGTTTCGGGGGAAC AACTTATGCAGTTAACTGGTGTGGCCGCAGTGCTTAGGTTTCCTATGCCAGAGTTGGAAGATGAACCGTTGGACAGTGATGAAGACTCAGAATAA